The DNA window TCAAAAGGTACAAGAGTGTACAGCAAAAACTGTTTTCCTCCCACTCTCTTCCTAAGACACCCCCCCAAAATTGAGACTTTCTCATCTTTTTATCCGTTTGTAATTTATATACAGTGAAATGCCATAATCCTTTTTTGTagcatttgcaaatttctttttttttttttggtctcagcTTCATGAGATAtctataattgacacataacatcgtgtaagtttaaggtgtaaaaTGTGTTGATCTGATACAATACATATTGCATAGtgattaccatttcttttttgtggtgagaacatttatgatctgctctcttagcaacttctgTGTACATAATAGGGttttattaactgtagtcactatGCTGCATGTTAGatccctagaacttattcatcatattactagaagtttgtaccctttgaccaacatctcctctttccccctagtccctggtaaccaccattctagtctctaagtttggcttttttagattccacatataagtgatatcctacagtatttgtttttcttctttctgacttTTTCACTTAAAAGTGCTCTAATCTGAAATGTAAGAttcagtgagttttgacaaatgcccATGTAACCATGTATCCCCATATCACCTACACCTCTAGACAGATAGAACTTCTCATTGCCCCCAAAATTCTCTCATACTCCTTCCCAATGAATACCCCCTCCCCAGGAACCACTATTCTAATGTCTGTCCCCATGACATTTcctgttctagaatttcatgtaactagaatcatatagtatacaCTCTTGTGTctgcttcttttgctcagcatcttctggagattcatccatattgttgcacgTGTCTATTGTTCATTCCTTGTTATTGCTAattgatatttcattgtgtggtTTGACCACAGTTGGCTTATTCACTTTTCCTCTTTGATGGCTAtgtgagttgtttccagtttgggctattatgattaaaactgctgtgaacattcttgtactaGTATTTTTGTTGTGTAAGTAAAACCTGGTGTTACTTAAAGCCCTAAACAAATCCTGTAGCTTTACCATAAAGTACAGAACTAATTCATTCCACATTCTTACAGAGCACCAACTTTGCATATTTGTGGAATATCCAAAAATATAAGGCTTTGATCCTTAAGAAATCACAAGTCAAATAGGAAAAGCTTTGGAAGTACAATTATAACTTCTATCCATCTGTGCCATGTACAGAAGTTTACTTACACGCTGTAAATAGTGCCAGAATGTTAATGGTAGTCAAAATGCAATTCACTcctggggcatctgtgtggctcagtctgttgagcatctgactttggctcaggtcatgatctcacggttcatgagtttgagccccatgtcgtgctctgtgctgacagctcagaacctggcgcctgcttcggattctgtgtctccctttctctctgcccacccgtgcttgtgctctgtctgtctgtctgtctgtctctctctctctctctctctcaaaaataaacaaaaaaaaaaatgcaagtcacTCTCTAGAACATGTCATATTACCTGAAATCCTAATGCAGGAAAGGGACCACACAGGTTAAGCAGATTGGGTTTTTTTATGTAAAATCATTTCTACTTAATTTACTCTCTACCAAATGCATTCCCTTCCTTATTTCTATAGTCTTCATTCATCTGAAAACAAATCACTTGAATATTTGCAGTTACATTATTCCacctaatttaattttattcagatGAAGAAAACAGGATAATCTGGATCAGGAAGTCTACAGACTTGGCATTAATTCAGCTGGTTCATGGGAAACAAGTTGTGAGACCTGCCTTATGGTTTAAACCTATTATCTTTCAGAAATAGTGCTTTATTTGGATTAGGGGAAAATAATTAGGGCCATTTTATCCTACTGAATTATCACAATGTGTTTTGTGACTGAGATTAAGAAAGATATTGAAGATGCTAAGGTACTTGAAATGTTTAAACCTTTTCAGCGTGTGTTTGtaaacaatagaaatgaaaaagcaaaacagtttGTTACTGGATACAGCTTAATATCTAGAGATTAtaataaacatacacattttaataGACATACACATTTTAACACTTTTTCTTCTGTTAGAATTGTCAGAGATGTaatcttttcttagtttttaatcCTCTCTAAAATCCACAAAATGCTAGGTATTGTTGACTGTAAAACTATTTTTTGAGAAGCACCCACTTTAACCATAAATTGCTTAAGATTGTTTTGTTGCAGATGTTTTTGTATTATGTCTGCTTGGATTATATCACATTTGTCTATTTGCTAAAATGAGTCTGGCTTTCTGCTTATGCTATTTTAATTGGGTTTCTGGTTTTATGCCCACCCTTTCCTCTTGAGATTTTATTGCACTTGTTTTGAGAAGAGGGGATTTAAACATCTTTCTAAGACTATTTAAGATTAAATAAGAAACCAGGATTTTTGATCCAAAAACTTGTGGAAAGTGAATCACTATAATCTGTCAACTGTACAGATTTCCTCTGAAAAAGTAAAATCGTGCTAgcgattttcttttatttcttttccaggatATTATGGCGATGGATTAAATGCCATTGTTGTGTTTGCTGTATGTTTTATGCCTGAAAGTGGTCAACCCAACTATCGATACCTGATGGACAATCTCTTTAAGTAAGTGTATCTTCACAAAAATACTTGGAAGAATTTTGGGTTAATTAGATCTCCATTTCAAGAAGGTGAACTTTAACTGGGAAAAGATTATAAATATCCCCATCCTGGTTAAGTCCTTATTCTTTGGCATTATGCAACTATTTGTTTTCCAACTCAGCAGAAAAATTGTCAGTTTAAAACCGGAGGGGATATTTCAAATGATCTGTTCCAgcttctttattatttatatttgaggatACATTGAGTGTAAAGAAATTGCTTTGATCTCAAAATCATATGACTAAACTGCATTTATTCCCAAGAAGCCAAATGTAACTGAACTAAGTTCTGTTATATTTCTCCAGaatcgttttgtttcttaagttagtgctgtttttaaaactcttactGTGGAGGGGTgccggagtggctcagttggtcaagtgtccgactcttgatctcagctcaggtcttgatctcgtgaaccgtgagattaagccctgcttcaggctctgcgctgacagcgtggagcctccttaggattctctttctccctctgtgtccctctctcttgtgcacacacacactctctctcaaaatatatgaacttaaaaacttattgtggaaaatttcaaacatatacaaaggcagaaagaaatatattgaatCTTTGTGTATGAATCACCCAGTTCCATAGTTAACAGTTTATACCTCCCCAAAATTTATGCTCTCCCCATTGTATAACTTTGGAGCAAATCCCAGAAATCATGTCATTTCATCTATAAAcacttaaatatgtatttctaaaagataaCTTTTTTGTATATAATCATAATACCGACTAAtgcaattttaaaactttttttgttttgttttttagagagagagagagagaggaagtgtgcTTCTGtaaggggggcacagagagagagagagagagagagagagagagagagagagaatctcaagcaggttcctctGATGCAGggcaatcccatgaccctgggatcccgACCTGAGTGGGatccccaaccaactgagccacccaggcaccccccccaacCGATGGAGTTTCAGAATTTTAATTGGCTTTGCTGTCATTTAAGAGAAGGGAAGGACATTCTATAATTTGGATAATTGGGTTTGGTAGTATAAAGCAATATTTAAGGCTTaaacttaatttgtttttataggtATGTTATTGGCACTTTGGAGCTGTTAGTAGCAGAAAACTACATGATAGTTTATTTAAATGGTGCTACAACTCGAAGAAAAATGCCCAGTCTGGGATGGCTCAGGAAATGCTATCAGCAAATTGATAGAAGGTATTGTAAATACACATTGAAAGCTAGTCTGAATAATTTTTAGATTAGATTTATTaggttaaattttatttcctattgcCACTTAAAGACACCATAAATTACATTGGTTAATTTCATaacacatttctcttttctcaatgTAGTATCTTAGAATATCCTGAAGGAAATGAGTTTTGATCTGTTTTACAAAGAATAATTCCTTAAAACAAACTTATAAAAtagttctttatttctccttatttATACCACACTGAACATTTTCCTGTAATTTACATTCTGGGAAAGGATGGAAAACTTAGTACATTtcctattttaatatattgtgaaTTTTGTTTAACTCATAGTGCTTACTTAGcatgttttatggttttaaagaTGCTCACCTATAATCTTCCTCTGGAGTGAGCTCCAGAAGTGTGTTCTCCTAGGAGTTAGTCATCCATGTGAATGGAAGGAACTTTGATTCTACAATTGGTTTGATTTGACTATAGCTAATATGAACTAATTTAATGAACTCAGACTCATTAATAGGTTTCTCTAAATACCTAAACATTGCAGGAGCtagtttttatgataaaaaaaaaaatgctaatgatCACTTTATTTAAGTGTGAAATATGCATTAATAAAACAGGTTTTATTTGGTCATTATAAGTCATCCAGGATAATGCCTTTAATTCTTAGGGGGGAGTTTTACACCCCATAAGAATGTGTTagatctgatttacattttctgttcCTATGGTGATCTTCACATCCAGCTTTCTGCTTGCACAGTGCCTTTCATAGTGTCAGAGAAATGAGTACCAGTTCCCTCCTCtcctgaaaaatgaaaacaatttaccTCTGTATTCCATATTGACCTCTACCCCTGGTTGACAGAATCCTAAAGTGAATATATCTAGGAGACATTTAATGACAGGCTATAGTGTGGATGGACATAAATTTAGCCAAGTGGAGTAAAGTTCATCTCAGTAGTAGGAGTGACCATCAGAATTCAAGAGTgcattttcttgtctttaagaATATCCCATCTAAATGAACTTATGGatgaggggttttttttatataaagttgtACATACTTACTGATGTCTTACCTTTTCTTCCAGCAGTAGAATTTGTagagcttttaaatttttatttctttttcttttttttttttaactccaggtTACGGAAAAATCTAAAATCACTAATCATTGTACATCCCTCATGGTTTATCAGAACACTTCTAGCTGTTACAAGACCCTTTATTAGGTAATTTTCTGAGAGCCattgactttaaaaaacaaaacaaaactagaaacaaaaacacaaactccTTGCATGAATTTGTCAGTTCTGTTGGTCAGAATATTgaggtaattatttttattttcttccgtAGCTCAAAATTCAGCCAAAAAATTAGATACGTCTTTAATTTGGCAGAACTAGCGGAACTTGTCCCCATGGAATATGTTGGCATTCCAGAATGCATAAAacagtatgttttgttttatttctttaattatattggatttttatattttgatatgcaagaggtaaatatttttcaatacaCACTCTTTTTCCTGTATTATAAATATCTTGTAACTGTTCTTGCTTTtgtaaagaaggaaaagggaaagaagccatTTTCCAACACCTTCTCCATAAGTCACCATTTTCTTCAGGCTATCAGTTGAAGAAGTAGGAAGTATTTTTCTGGTTgtgattaattttcatttctaaagacTTTGCAATCTTAAGAGTTGATTTCTTCATTGGTCAGTACTAAAGAACGTTCTGTAGACTTGGAACATGCTGCTCTCCAAATTTGAGTAAATTCATCATGGCATTGAATAATCCTGTTACTGGAAAAATACAGTATTGTTTTTATCAGCCTAACCTTGGTACATTCCAGTGGCTGGAATATATTCTGTTTACCACATTCACTTCTTTATAACTTTTATAAGGATTTGGTAGAAGGCTATTAACATAAATACTTGGGTATCACACTGCTGTCACgtagaaaaaagttttttgttttgctaatctGAGGTTTAGTCCATTTAATGTGTCAAAGCCAGATTTCTTAGGTCAGTTTTGACTTTCTCCACAGTGTATTAAGTATTTTTGGTTTTGCCTGCAGTCTTATATGAGTTTATTGTCAGTgcctttttttcaagtttttgttcaTCTTCATAACATGTATATTTACTGAAATAACTCTTCCCTACCAAGGTAtgaagaagaaaagttaaaaaagaaacaaaaaaggtatATGCACACCTTGACTGGGTTGCATCTAGACTAGTCCATTTGCATTGCACAGACTAACTCTTCCTTATTGGTTGGTTAGCTTGTAGACAAAGATAATAGCATCTGTAAGTATAAACATACCCCAGAATCCAAATACAGAGTGAATCTAAAATTCCCGATGCTGAATATGGCTTGGATTCACCCTGTTTTAACACCATGTATAATGCCAATTAGGAATTAAAGGCCACAGCCCCTCTTCACTCCTTTTTGGTATACGTATACTGATGAGAAAACCAGAGAAATTGCTAAGAATACTATTTGAAAAACCAATTACCTCTAAGACTTTATCTGTTTCACCATATTCTTTACATGTCTAGTGgttttgataaatatatgtaCTTATTTAAGGAATCAATTTATTTCCCTGGGGTTTATGATTATATTTGCAATGTACATATTCTTTGGCTAACCAACATTGATTTCCCTGTATGCTTATAAATGGCCTGCTAACCAGTCAAATcctacatacaataaaatacctaaaattcAGTATACCATTTAATAGTTAAATACTCTGCTTTCCATCTTTAATTTTGAATACTTCTGCTTTGAGCATAACAAACTATTAGCTCTTAATATCTTGGCATAGAACATGAAAGGCaaggatataaaataattaccattTTATATACTAATTTAGAACAGTGTAGAATTTGGAGCTAACTtgttaatggatttttaaaaaataatgacatattaGCAAAACTGTTTTAATACTAAGTGTCTTAAGAGTTAGGGTGAGAAATTTGTATGTAGTTATTACTTTGACCATTCTAAGGAACCAGTTATAAGGAACTGAAACATTCTTAACTTTGAGGACGTTTTGACTCTCTTGATGAGCAAGAATTCTGTTGACCTTGTGACGGAATCATAGCTTTACATTTTTGTATGACACTTAACAGTTTAACAAACATTTGAACATAGAGGTGTGAACAGTAATTTTAGatattgctaatttttttttctaggcacTAGTGTACATTTGCCAGACagataactgaaattaaaaatataatctgtaATTGTACACTGAAGCCAGTTGCTTCATGGATTTCAAAATGAATTACCTTTGTTGATAAAATCTGCTGGGCCTTTTTACAAAGTTCTTAGTATTCAGTTACCTAGAATTTAGGCATCAGAAAAATAGTAGaactatactttttatttaaatgtattttttgataACCTACCAGTACtattttatcttgtttgtttgttttctgttttaaaaacttctgtttaaCCTTGATAGAATCATTACATGTATCTTTCAGgcacttccttatttttttgtaCCAAgtttttttactcttaaaaaatattaaattcttgtCAGCTTGAAAATGGTAACATTAAAGTTTTAAAGATAAAGGAGCATATTTTAAGACATTTCACAGAGACTGTATGAGGAGGAGCTTACTTAAGCTCCCTATTAAGAAATCCCTATGATGAGTACTGGTAATAATGGGGTTTCAAAACTGAGTGTGGAAGTATAGGAATTTTAAATGTTGTAGATGTTTCTTTCAAACAGTTCCTCAGTGCCAAGTATGGCCAGGGAGAGATAACAGTTGTTAACATGTTTGAATGTAGTTTAAAAGTAAAGTAATTGTGAAATTCGTTCTTAAGGATATTTCAGATTTTGAAAAGATTGGTTGTATACTGCAAGCCTTACCAAGAATATGTACCTTTTAGATTTTTGGTAccagcatattaaaaaaaaaaaaaaaaaatgtttttaaatgttgttaaTCTGGCTTTACCACAGACCAAGACTTTTCAGTCTCATTTACTAATGTTCAGGTGATCCTCGTAATGAGTGGTGATGATCATAGTAATGTAAACATAGTAATGAAAAGCATCTTTATATatcaaattgttttatttatttattttttttaattttttttccaacgtttttttatttatttttgggacagagagagacagagaatgaatgggggaggggcagagagagagggagacacagaatcggaaacaggctccaggctccgagccatcagcccagagtctgacgcggggctcgaactcacggaccgcgagatcgtgacctggctgaagtcggacgcttaaccgactgtgccacccaggcgcccctatatcaaATTGTTTTAAACTCCCCTCCATCAGTAATTCCAACTAGTAGAAATATAATAGACTATGCTACATTATCTTCTTTAAAGGGTTGTTTATAATTGTGTGGTAATTACATAATTCTAATCTCCACTTGCCTAAATTTTGATATGATCTCTGTGCAACACACTACTAATCGAGGCAGATTTTTAACCACCTCTGGATATTTCTGATTATTAAATTCGATGGCTTCTTACTATCAAAATAAGTGAAAGGCATTTATATTCTAAGTGTACTAGTAAATTTTAGACAATAATTCTGATTTCtataaatgtgcatttttatcactgaatttaaaaacattgatCAATTGATGGGATTggtatcattttaatatttcgGTTAACAGAATCATTTTTGAGGGAGTTTTTCCTGCCACTTTCTCATCACTTACATCCCTGCCCCAGCCATGCTATGGCTCCAAGATTTTAATATACTTGTTATAGTTTGAACTTTTAGTAAAGTTTATGGGCATTTGTACGTAAAGTATATTATAGTCATTGAGGAAACAACAGTCACATTTCTTGCCGGTGTCctcttgtctttaaaaattacctttcGTGGTTGGGGAAATGTCTGGTAACCTTTTTACTATGTCTGCTTCTTTGCAAAGCTTTGTTTTTAACAGAATAATATTCTATGCTAAAAGTAgtcacagtttttaaaagaaaactgttcACTTGCTAGTGTCTTATTATCTATATTGTTTTTCATTAACCAGAGTTGATCAAGAGCTTAATGGAAAACAGGATGAACCGAAAAGTGAACAGTAAGTTTGGCATCTAGTCCAGACAAGACTGAAGAATGTGCTGATGAAGCAGTGCtcttttttgcatttataatgCATTTATTGGCCCTGATTTTTATGTAACCTGTTACAAAATTGACTTGATTCTTCCTTAATGGACTTTTGTATAAGGGACTGTTCACTGCTGTATTGGTTTGCAAATCTCTTGAATTTAGCTCTTTATTAGCTAATTATATTgtactcattttatattttatattgctaAATAGCAGAGAACCACACTTTATATAAAGCagtttttgcatttgtttgttgAATGATACATCTTcttcagtaaaatatttatatgcctAAATGGTAAAGGAAagagataatatatatttttatgtttctgagcaatattttttaatgtatacctGTCTTGTGGAAGAATGTGCAGGtaaatgagatcatgatttgTAAAGTGCATGTTCGAATTTCTGTTTTTGTAGATGGTTAGATACATTTCCTGGGTAACTTACAGAATAAAGTTGCTCATAAGATGAGGGACAGTTAAACTGGTTCTCATGAACACCCAAAGGTCATGTTCATAATCTAAGTAGATGTATACTATCCTAggcttttttctcatttaataaataCCGTTTAATTCAGAAGCGCAAATACAAATGTATTGCACactgtttcctttttaaactttaaagacAAGTCAAAAAGCCATTTTTAGAACTACAGAGGCTAAGAATTGggatttgtatatatgtatatatgggaCATTTTATCTTCTGGCCCAAAGTCAGAACTTTATTATAAGCATTTTAGATTTGTTCACTAATGTGAAATAAGCTGTGTGTCCAGGGTATCACTCTCCAGAATTTGTGAGTGCAGTGTAGTATTCAGAGAATGTGATGAGTTCTTCACTGTCACTATTTTTCTGTAGAAAATAGGGGCTGCTTTTTTAACTGCTCTCAATGTGGGCACTTTACCAAAATACTTTATCAGTTATTTAAATTTGATAATATGTGTTTGACCTAGTCAGATATTGTGtgtattcacattttcttttgaatcatGTTGACAGTACTGTAAAACTAAGTTATTTTGTAAGTCTTAGAGCATCACTGCATTATGCTGTTTTGGATGACACATTTATAttaactttttgtttaatttggtaAGTACCTTGAcactatattaaaatacattgtcCTTAGGTGCTCGAACAGAACTTAATTGCCCGCAGAATCATCCTAAAACAGTAGGTTGGTCTAATATTGTGTCATACACTTGTGTGACTCATTTGGAAAACTTGGTATCCTCCAAATTTGAGGGTACTGCCACACTCTGGGCCTTCCTGTAAGGCAATTTATTAAAGAGTGTCCTAGAGTAGCAAAATTGGAGCAAAGGAGGGCTAAGCTTTTAGGCTTTATTCTGTCAGACTGAACATACATGTGGCTTTCACCATTGCCATTTTTAATACAAAGTTTGTATTACCAAGAgaattttcctttactttttgtcCTTCTCAGTTATAAACTTGACATGCTAAACCTAAGTCTAATCCTGGAGGATTCCCAGGATGAGATGTTCCTCAGCAGCCTTCTGACTTACCTTGGATCCAGCAGCTGTAGGCAGATCCTAAACTAACGTCATTCTGGCAAGTAAAGCCAAAACCATTATTGCTTGCTCAAACCTTAGAAACGGCTTGTGTTGAAAAAGCAAACTAACAATAACAACTTAGCCATTCCTTCTGAATTGAACCACATGAGAATCATGGATAAATGATTGTGGAATTTAATTGTGATTAGGGTATGTATTTGTAGAGCTCTTTAAGTAGTCTTTCATCTATAAAAGTCTTTATCCTGCTCACAGTTTGCTGAGCTTTTTAAATAGGTGGTTTTCCTCCACATTAACAGTTTTTCAGTTTCAACAGTTTATTGTGTttgttcacttttgcttttgcaAGCATTGTTCCTAACTACAGATACAGCTTGTTGCAAAAGTGGtgcattttcttaaatattttttgaagtacaACTAGCCCATCATCCATTAGAACATTAAAATTCAGAGGGAACACTGTTAACGCTTGGGATATAACGAAAGGGATGTGCCGTGAATCGCTAGAGTAGAACACACCTGCTCTAACCTGCACCTTAATGGAATCTGGTATAGAGATGTGCCCCATAATAAATGTCTCATAACCCTAAGGCTTAAGATCATAACTGGTAGGTTGGAGGAGAAGCATTTACTAAGTTTGTTGTTAATCGTTTGTCTTCGTGTGACATTTCCCCCATAtcattcaattttaattttccattacTGATTGAAGTGAAAGTACATATAATTGTAATATTTCATGTTTCTCCTAAGGTCATGGATCTAACTTAACTGgtttaatttgatttttgtcAGTATATTTTGTTGTACTTGGGCTCTGAATGCCTCTTAGTCAAAAGTTTCTTGTATAAAGTAATTTGGTTGTGTTCTGCTGGATCATATTCCTAGGTAGCACCAAGGAAAGATGGTATATTGACCTCACAGTTTAAGCTTAATAGCCTTTACCTTGGGTGGAGCTTGGTGGTGGAATATGATTCTAGGTAAGCCCTAGCAGGGtagtttgaaaggaaaataacaaaacaaggaaggaagagaaagaaaactataaaggGGTTCTCTCAGATGTCACTGAATGTGTCTGTAAAGGGAAATAGTGTGTGTGGCAGCTCTTGGCACCATGCAGTAGGCTTTCTTGCATCCGACAGGAAAACCTGCAGGCTTCACACGGAACATGTGAGTAAGAAGACTGGAAGTGAAGGAGGCAAAGACTGGTAACACCTATAAtgagaatttgtattttcctctgctttgtctcttcatACAGAAACAAGTTTGAACAGAGAGGGTCAGCAGTAACAGTGCTCAGATTAAAGTTTAGGACTAggttatttttcatgttttctaagaTTGGTAAACGTTAATGTAGTCTTTGAAAGTGGGCATCGCTATTTAGTAACTTGCAGTGAGTACTGAAATTTGCTGATTGACGAGTATATGTCAGTAGCTAGAATTTGTTCGGCTGcaatttcagaatttaaaaaggtAAGGGATCTGCTTTTTGATAGAGACTTCTTGTAGAGGACTATATAGCACCACTATTTGGCTGTTTTTATGTGAGTGCTCAGGGAATCTCGAAGTGTTTGATTTAGTGCAGAAGtggcttttttagatttcttCAATTGACAGATAAATTAGCATTAGGATATTATCGGATAGAATGGGCCAGTTTCCTGATGAGATTGGTAAAGGTATATATAAGGTGACAGTTGCTTCGTCCTCCTTTTCCCCATGTTATATATGGAAAATTAGTAACGTTGCTTAATCAGAAGGGAGAAGATAGGCTGAAAATAGATTTGCTAATCCGTCCCATCTTGttttcatgcttatttttttcccatcctATTTAGATATTTGAGAACTGGATCACAAACCTCGAAAGGAATAGAGGAGTTAATGTGCTTATTAATTAGACCACCTGTTCCATTAGAGTTTATCTTGTCGCAGGGACCAGGAATTGGAGGAGTTGAGTTGCTGGGAGAAAGCATTACGAATTTACATTCACATGAGAAGGTCAGCTGGTAAGGGCAGTGGAGACCATCTGTGCAGTGTTCACCATCTGTGCAGTGTTCTAATAGTACTGAAGAATTACCTGGGGAGCCTTTCACTCCCTCTTCCGCCACCCAAGATTCTGAATGAATTAGAGTTAGATCAGAGGTGAGTCCCTGTAATGTAACTTTCCTTCAAAGTTCTAAAAATAGTACTTGAAAATAAGATAATGTGTTAATAAACACCAGGAGTGACtctaaaatttgaacagaactgTTATTTTGTTTCAACTATGTATGCTAGATCTACTTAATTTCTTATGTTTtgagatttactttaaaaactgTATGAAAAGTTCACATAAAGCACTTAAACACGTAATGAAAATCAAAGGTTTAATGCTTTCAGATTGATAAAGAACAATATTAAACTGTTTGCTTCGGATAGCTGTCTGAGTCTTATGTGACCTTATATAAGAGgttaaaacatttacattttgaaatctgTGTGTTTTCACAATCAGTATGGCTAAGGAGGAACTTGGAAAATAATACTAATCTGCTGC is part of the Neofelis nebulosa isolate mNeoNeb1 chromosome 7, mNeoNeb1.pri, whole genome shotgun sequence genome and encodes:
- the BNIP2 gene encoding BCL2/adenovirus E1B 19 kDa protein-interacting protein 2 isoform X1, with translation MEGVELKEEWQDEDFPIPLPEDDSMEADILAVTGPESQPELNGNKVRKKLMAPDISLTLDPSDGSVLSDDLDESGEIDLDGLDTPSENSNEFEWEDDLPKPKTTEIIRKGSITEYTAAEEKEDGRRWRMFRIGEQDHRVDMKAIEPYKKVISHGGYYGDGLNAIVVFAVCFMPESGQPNYRYLMDNLFKYVIGTLELLVAENYMIVYLNGATTRRKMPSLGWLRKCYQQIDRRLRKNLKSLIIVHPSWFIRTLLAVTRPFISSKFSQKIRYVFNLAELAELVPMEYVGIPECIKQYEEEKLKKKQKRVDQELNGKQDEPKSEQ
- the BNIP2 gene encoding BCL2/adenovirus E1B 19 kDa protein-interacting protein 2 isoform X2; translated protein: MEGVELKEEWQDEDFPIPLPEDDSMEADILAVTGPESQPELNGNKVRKKLMAPDISLTLDPSDGSVLSDDLDESGEIDLDGLDTPSENSNEFEWEDDLPKPKTTEIIRKGSITEYTAAEEKEDGRRWRMFRIGEQDHRVDMKAIEPYKKVISHGGYYGDGLNAIVVFAVCFMPESGQPNYRYLMDNLFKYVIGTLELLVAENYMIVYLNGATTRRKMPSLGWLRKCYQQIDRRLRKNLKSLIIVHPSWFIRTLLAVTRPFISSKFSQKIRYVFNLAELAELVPMEYVGIPECIKQVDQELNGKQDEPKSEQ